A portion of the Acidisarcina polymorpha genome contains these proteins:
- a CDS encoding DUF1800 family protein, with amino-acid sequence MLITMVTAVGSAYCQGQQSIQITATNSDGSNTGSARLNTPVSLTAQVSAGPDQVVNWSLTGEGSVSALTNNTAKYTPPLTMPSSRSVTIKAYLHAAPSVTQSYAVSLIYPVPTVSSTAIPQVEAGFTYTNANVSGVGFVSGTVVSANGTPLKTTYKDWNDVSVTLPVPGDASGVLSLKATNPSPGGGAGASYNQPVQPASIALTAKDADGTNTGTARLGVTVKMAAVVTGSVTKTVDWSLTGAGSISSSGVYTPPATMPESSAVIVKSTLSSNSAVSSSYHLALLNPTPVINSMSPLNVPVGATTSVTLTGHGFVPGIAVVSNLGTIASTTYKSATSVVVQLTLPASASGTLSLQAKNPTPGGGLGAALQSGVSTLHITASNSDGKDTGTARLGVPVSLTATVANSQYGSISWKLQGPGKLVPSGDTGQYATYTPLSSGSLTTGVTITAYMSSYPALATTYSLDMINPIPTVTSTNPVHVLSGGTQQITLAGSGFVPGTVVLFNGASLPISYASYNQATIQLPVSATATGTLDLKVQNPTPGGGTGSTFTESVTPSSITLTATDADGTNTGTAELSTNVTMAAAVSGSEKTAVNWSVAGAGSISSSGMYTAPKALPSSTAVTITAALASNPAITASYPLNVINPIAVINGSSPSLAPAGKSTDITFTGTGFIPGTVVLVNDTPVPTTYQSATSVVAEVTVSSSETGNLSITAQNPAPGGGTSLFYLESIAASLGVRAAARILDQTTFGPTNALISHVQQEGIDAWLSEQFNTPQTVLAPVYANHPSYCSAAIYCTESEWYRAALTGNDQLRQRVAFALSELYVISAFPITGAGVTPYINMLAKDSFTNWHQIMTDVTLSPAMGIYLDMLDSHSPTGTEIADENYAREFMQLFNMGIYLLNQDGSLQLDGNGNPIPAYTEAQVEAFARAFTGWTYANADGSTPSSLIGVPNYSHPMVAVEADHDTNPKTLLNDTDPTSYKGTTLSSGQTAEHDVQDAITNVFNHPNVPPFVSKQLIQHLVTSMPSPGYISRVASVFTNDGNGVRGNMTAVLNAIFTDPEARAGDTDASADVGKLREPILWLTAVMRGLGVTNTDPNDYYDQLSTYLVPLGERPFAASSVFNFFSPSYVIPGTTLNAPEFGIENTASVATLLTLADRLMMNKFVSFNVDLSATSSWGQMASTPSVLVDALGTLFMHAEMDPNIRASIISEVSSVTDLGQRVRLAVYLVITASQYKVSH; translated from the coding sequence TTGCTTATCACCATGGTAACTGCGGTAGGATCGGCGTATTGCCAGGGCCAGCAATCCATTCAAATTACCGCGACGAATTCGGATGGATCCAATACTGGGAGTGCCCGTCTCAATACGCCGGTCAGCCTCACGGCGCAAGTTTCTGCGGGACCCGATCAAGTGGTTAATTGGAGTCTCACCGGAGAAGGAAGTGTCTCCGCTTTAACAAACAATACCGCAAAATACACGCCGCCGCTGACTATGCCATCGAGCCGGAGCGTCACCATAAAGGCCTATCTGCACGCAGCGCCTTCCGTGACGCAGTCCTATGCGGTCTCGCTGATCTATCCGGTGCCGACAGTCTCTTCGACCGCCATTCCGCAGGTGGAAGCCGGATTCACTTATACCAACGCTAACGTAAGCGGTGTCGGATTTGTGTCGGGAACCGTAGTAAGCGCCAACGGAACTCCACTCAAGACAACTTATAAGGATTGGAACGACGTCTCGGTTACCCTTCCGGTTCCAGGAGACGCCAGCGGAGTCTTGTCGTTGAAAGCAACCAATCCATCTCCGGGAGGAGGTGCGGGGGCAAGCTACAATCAGCCCGTTCAGCCGGCATCGATCGCACTTACAGCCAAGGACGCGGACGGCACGAACACCGGAACAGCGCGACTAGGCGTGACCGTCAAAATGGCTGCGGTGGTAACTGGGTCTGTTACGAAAACTGTCGACTGGAGTTTGACTGGTGCCGGGAGTATTTCCAGCAGTGGCGTCTACACGCCGCCTGCGACGATGCCGGAGAGCAGCGCCGTTATAGTGAAATCAACTCTGAGTTCGAATTCAGCAGTATCGAGTTCTTATCACCTTGCCTTATTAAATCCAACGCCAGTAATCAACAGCATGAGTCCGCTGAATGTGCCAGTTGGTGCGACAACTTCAGTAACGCTCACCGGACATGGCTTTGTTCCAGGGATTGCCGTTGTCTCGAACCTCGGTACAATTGCGAGCACAACTTATAAGTCGGCCACCTCTGTGGTTGTTCAGTTGACGCTGCCCGCCTCGGCATCGGGCACTCTGTCGTTGCAGGCGAAGAACCCTACTCCGGGCGGCGGATTGGGAGCAGCTTTGCAGTCGGGAGTCTCGACCTTACACATTACTGCCAGCAATTCAGACGGAAAAGATACTGGAACAGCGCGGCTGGGCGTGCCAGTCAGTTTGACAGCGACCGTAGCGAATTCTCAGTACGGTTCAATTAGCTGGAAGTTGCAAGGCCCGGGTAAGCTCGTGCCCTCCGGCGATACTGGCCAATATGCCACTTACACGCCTCTATCTTCCGGCTCTCTCACCACCGGCGTGACAATCACCGCTTACATGTCTTCCTACCCTGCATTGGCGACGACCTATTCACTGGATATGATCAATCCCATCCCCACCGTTACCTCGACAAACCCGGTACATGTGTTGAGCGGCGGAACGCAGCAAATCACATTAGCAGGATCAGGATTTGTTCCTGGGACGGTCGTGCTCTTCAATGGGGCTTCGCTTCCTATCTCGTATGCCAGTTACAACCAGGCAACCATACAACTGCCCGTATCCGCAACCGCGACGGGAACGCTCGACCTGAAGGTTCAGAACCCTACTCCTGGAGGGGGCACTGGAAGTACTTTTACTGAGTCGGTTACTCCAAGTTCTATCACACTTACAGCGACTGATGCCGACGGCACCAACACCGGCACGGCAGAGCTGAGCACCAACGTCACCATGGCTGCGGCTGTGAGTGGATCGGAAAAGACGGCAGTGAACTGGAGTGTGGCCGGAGCCGGCTCGATCTCGAGCAGTGGGATGTACACCGCGCCTAAGGCGCTTCCATCCAGCACCGCAGTGACCATCACCGCCGCGCTGGCCTCGAACCCTGCAATCACGGCGAGCTACCCATTGAACGTTATCAACCCCATCGCGGTCATCAACGGCTCCAGTCCCTCGCTGGCGCCTGCTGGAAAATCGACGGACATTACCTTCACCGGTACTGGTTTTATTCCAGGCACGGTGGTCCTGGTGAACGATACACCGGTGCCGACGACCTATCAGTCGGCGACATCGGTGGTTGCCGAGGTGACGGTTTCGTCAAGCGAGACCGGAAACCTCTCCATCACCGCGCAAAATCCCGCGCCTGGGGGCGGAACGAGCCTCTTCTATCTGGAGTCGATCGCGGCGTCGCTCGGCGTCAGAGCAGCGGCCCGGATCCTCGATCAGACGACGTTTGGACCGACCAACGCACTGATCTCGCATGTTCAGCAAGAGGGGATCGATGCCTGGCTGTCGGAGCAGTTCAACACCCCACAGACAGTATTGGCTCCGGTTTATGCGAATCATCCTTCCTATTGCAGTGCGGCCATCTACTGCACGGAATCGGAATGGTACCGGGCAGCGTTGACAGGCAATGATCAGCTCCGCCAGAGGGTAGCCTTCGCACTGAGCGAGCTCTATGTCATCTCGGCGTTCCCGATTACCGGAGCCGGGGTCACTCCGTACATCAACATGCTGGCTAAAGATTCCTTCACTAACTGGCACCAGATCATGACCGACGTGACGTTGTCGCCGGCCATGGGCATTTACCTGGACATGCTGGACAGCCACTCGCCGACCGGAACTGAGATAGCCGACGAGAACTACGCGCGGGAGTTCATGCAGTTATTCAACATGGGAATCTACCTTCTGAACCAGGACGGCAGCTTGCAGCTGGATGGCAACGGAAATCCGATCCCTGCCTACACCGAAGCCCAGGTGGAGGCCTTCGCTCGGGCCTTTACCGGCTGGACCTACGCCAATGCGGATGGTTCCACTCCGTCTTCCCTGATCGGCGTGCCCAACTACTCTCATCCCATGGTGGCCGTCGAGGCCGACCATGATACGAATCCCAAAACACTCTTGAACGATACGGATCCCACGTCGTACAAAGGGACGACCTTGTCGTCAGGCCAGACTGCGGAGCACGACGTGCAGGACGCGATCACCAACGTCTTCAACCATCCCAACGTTCCTCCTTTCGTCTCCAAGCAGCTCATTCAACACCTGGTCACCAGTATGCCGAGCCCCGGCTATATCTCCCGCGTGGCCTCGGTCTTCACCAACGATGGCAATGGCGTCCGCGGGAATATGACCGCGGTGCTGAATGCGATCTTTACCGATCCTGAAGCCAGGGCAGGAGACACGGATGCCTCCGCCGACGTAGGGAAGCTGCGCGAGCCGATTCTCTGGCTGACGGCGGTGATGCGCGGCCTCGGCGTCACCAACACCGACCCCAACGACTATTACGATCAGTTATCCACCTATCTGGTACCGCTTGGGGAACGGCCGTTTGCCGCGTCGAGCGTCTTCAATTTCTTCTCGCCCAGCTACGTGATTCCGGGAACGACCTTGAACGCGCCGGAGTTCGGGATCGAGAACACCGCCAGTGTCGCCACCCTGCTCACTCTGGCCGACAGGCTGATGATGAACAAGTTCGTCAGCTTCAATGTGGACCTGAGCGCCACCAGTTCTTGGGGACAGATGGCGTCCACCCCCTCGGTTCTGGTCGATGCTCTCGGCACCCTCTTCATGCATGCGGAGATGGATCCGAATATCCGCGCATCGATCATCAGCGAAGTCAGCTCGGTGACCGATTTAGGGCAACGCGTCAGGCTGGCTGTCTACCTGGTCATCACCGCGTCGCAGTACAAGGTCTCCCACTAA